Proteins found in one Natronococcus occultus SP4 genomic segment:
- a CDS encoding amidohydrolase, translated as MATQNVDSRLIRLRRDLHRHPEPCWGEFYTTARIVDELEEIGVDELYVGREIHTDKRLRPPEQDELERARERALEAGVDTDRLEPLEDGYTGAMAVLEQGDGPTIGLRVDIDALPQEEADDSDHQPAAEGFRSQHEGLMHACGHDAHASIGVGVLEAIRNSDFEGTLKVIFQPGEEKGAGAASIVGSGHLENVDALLAVHVGLDQELGTVIPGIDSFLAINGFTAEFTGAPAHAGNNPHDGNNALHAMATAIENLYGIPRHADGASRVNAGRAEGGTVMNTIPESASITGEVRGETTEIREYMEARVEDVLRGAATVHGCAVDVNFMDGAPSAECDEELVETVTDVAIRQGATILKDSDGALGGSEDATRLMQKVQREGGTATYIGIGGGNEHGHHTARFDIDEDAIFTAVDVLTEAICSTEMSLS; from the coding sequence ATGGCCACTCAGAACGTAGACAGTCGACTCATCCGGCTGCGACGAGACCTCCATAGGCATCCCGAGCCGTGCTGGGGCGAGTTCTACACTACCGCACGCATCGTCGACGAACTCGAGGAGATCGGCGTCGACGAACTTTACGTCGGACGGGAGATCCACACGGACAAGCGGCTTCGACCGCCGGAACAGGACGAACTCGAGCGGGCCCGCGAGCGGGCTCTCGAGGCCGGTGTCGACACGGACCGGCTCGAACCGCTCGAGGACGGGTACACCGGCGCGATGGCGGTGCTCGAGCAGGGCGACGGACCGACGATCGGACTCCGCGTCGATATCGACGCACTGCCACAGGAAGAAGCAGACGATTCCGACCACCAGCCCGCCGCCGAAGGATTCAGATCGCAACACGAAGGACTGATGCACGCCTGCGGTCATGACGCCCACGCCTCGATCGGTGTCGGCGTACTTGAGGCGATTCGGAACAGCGACTTCGAGGGAACGCTGAAAGTCATCTTCCAACCAGGTGAGGAAAAGGGCGCCGGCGCGGCGTCGATCGTCGGGAGCGGCCATCTCGAAAACGTAGACGCCCTGCTCGCCGTCCACGTTGGACTCGATCAGGAACTTGGGACCGTGATCCCTGGAATCGACTCCTTCCTCGCGATAAACGGGTTCACCGCCGAGTTCACCGGAGCACCCGCCCACGCCGGAAACAATCCGCACGACGGAAATAACGCTCTCCACGCGATGGCGACCGCCATCGAGAACCTCTACGGCATTCCGCGCCACGCTGACGGGGCATCTCGCGTCAACGCGGGTCGCGCGGAGGGTGGAACCGTCATGAACACGATCCCGGAGTCGGCCTCCATCACGGGAGAGGTCCGCGGCGAGACGACGGAGATCAGAGAGTACATGGAAGCGCGCGTCGAAGACGTCCTGCGGGGCGCTGCGACGGTACATGGCTGTGCGGTCGATGTGAACTTCATGGACGGCGCACCGAGCGCCGAGTGCGACGAGGAACTGGTCGAGACCGTCACTGACGTCGCGATCCGGCAAGGGGCGACTATCCTCAAAGACAGCGACGGTGCCCTCGGTGGAAGTGAGGACGCGACGCGCCTAATGCAAAAAGTCCAGCGGGAAGGCGGCACCGCGACCTACATTGGCATCGGCGGGGGGAACGAACACGGCCATCACACGGCACGTTTCGATATCGACGAAGACGCGATATTCACGGCAGTCGACGTGCTCACCGAGGCCATCTGCTCGACCGAGATGTCGCTGTCGTAA
- a CDS encoding MarR family transcriptional regulator, producing the protein MGATEQSEPSTQPSESEDDFRGTWEDVRDLPPSAKLVVKVLEYNGAMSQQQIADTTLLPARTVRYALGRLDERNVIKTQLSFTDARKHFYVLDIDN; encoded by the coding sequence ATGGGCGCTACAGAGCAATCGGAGCCGAGCACACAGCCGTCAGAGTCCGAGGACGATTTCCGCGGAACGTGGGAGGACGTCCGCGACCTCCCGCCGAGCGCCAAACTCGTCGTCAAGGTTCTCGAGTACAACGGCGCGATGAGCCAGCAACAGATCGCCGATACAACGTTGCTCCCGGCACGAACCGTCCGGTACGCGCTCGGACGTCTCGACGAACGAAACGTGATCAAGACCCAGCTCTCGTTCACCGACGCTCGAAAGCACTTTTACGTCCTC